A DNA window from Branchiostoma lanceolatum isolate klBraLanc5 chromosome 17, klBraLanc5.hap2, whole genome shotgun sequence contains the following coding sequences:
- the LOC136422660 gene encoding uncharacterized protein, whose product MAEKFSESDRAAIQTVFDKFDKDGGGTIDREELGDMLAELGESPTEDVVTAMMMSLDKDKSGTIDFDEFLSMVKQVKTVPRQDTLLAVFQEYDKDGSGKLDAAEIKEAMKKGGCKMSDKAVSYLIKRADIDGDGLINYQEFASIMKPGM is encoded by the exons ATGGCAGAGAAGTTTAGCGAGTCGGACCGAGCGGCCATCCAAACTGTGTTCGACAAGTTTGACAAGGACGGAGGGGGCACGATAGACCGCGAAGAGCTGGGGGACATGCTGGCGGAGCTCGGAGAGAGTCCCACCGAGGATGTCGTTACG GCTATGATGATGTCGTTGGATAAAGACAAAAGTGGAACAATTGACTTTGACGAGTTCCTGTCCATGGTGAAACAAGTCAAGACCGTCCCTCGTCAGGACACTCTGTTGGCAGTCTTTCAGGAGTATGATAAG GACGGCAGCGGAAAGCTGGACGCTGCTGAGATCAAAGAGGCGATGAAGAAAGGCGGATGCAAGATGTCTGACAAGGCCGTCAGCTATCTCATCAAACGTGCTGACATAGACGGGGATGGGCTGATCAACTATCAAGAGTTCGCCAGCATCATGAAACCCGGGATGTGA
- the LOC136422661 gene encoding calmodulin-like protein 3, whose product MADKFSIDELAKIKGVFNKFDSDGSGAINITELETSLAELGENPSEDTVTALMLSMDKNRDGTLSFEEFLGMVKQVKTVPREDALLTMFKSYDKDGSGQLGPEELKEAMKARGCELSDRTIDYLIKKVDKDADGKLTYEEFVKLIRPRS is encoded by the exons ATGGCGGACAAGTTTAGTATCGATGAGCTGGCCAAGATCAAGGGCGTGTTCAACAAGTTTGACTCGGACGGGAGCGGCGCCATCAACATCACGGAGCTGGAGACTTCCCTGGCGGAGCTGGGAGAGAATCCTTCCGAAGACACCGTCACG GCACTGATGTTGTCTATGGACAAAAACCGTGATGGCACCCTTTCCTTTGAGGAGTTTCTGGGAATGGTAAAGCAGGTGAAGACCGTTCCAAGGGAGGATGCTCTTCTCACAATGTTCAAGTCATACGACAAG GACGGAAGTGGACAGCTCGGACCTGAGGAGTTGAAGGAAGCCATGAAGGCCAGAGGGTGCGAACTGTCAGACAGAACCATCGACTATCTCATCAAGAAg GTCGACAAGGATGCGGACGGAAAACTGACTTACGAGGAGTTCGTCAAGCTGATCCGCCCAAGGTCATAA
- the LOC136422659 gene encoding calmodulin-like protein 3 — MAGRFNKDQLKQYKAVFEAFDKNKDSVINAEELETALKQLGQAPTKEMVRAMIKAADKDDSGTLNFDEFLGMVYQVMSNQPAEETLREAFRTFDRDGNGYIDPQELKAAMASMGQRMTDAEIDEMIQAADKDGDGRVNYEEFINILRPKA; from the exons ATGGCTGGACGATTCAACAAGGATCAGCTCAAGCAGTACAAGGCGGTTTTTGAGGCTTTCGATAAGAACAAGGACAGCGTGATCAACGCAGAGGAATTGGAAACGGCACTTAAGCAGCTCGGACAGGCTCCCACAAAGGAAATGGTTCGG GCCATGATCAAGGCGGCTGATAAGGATGACAGTGGCACTCTGAACTTCGACGAGTTCCTGGGGATGGTGTACCAGGTCATGTCCAACCAGCCGGCCGAGGAGACGCTTCGTGAAGCCTTCAGAACCTTTGATAGG GATGGCAATGGCTACATTGATCCCCAGGAACTGAAGGCAGCCATGGCCAGCATGGGACAGCGGATGACTGATGCTGAAATCGATGAGATGATCCAGGCTGCCGACAAAGACGGCGATGGCCGGGTCAACTACGAGGAATTCATCAACATCCTCCGTCCCAAGGCTTAA